The following proteins are encoded in a genomic region of Ictalurus punctatus breed USDA103 chromosome 15, Coco_2.0, whole genome shotgun sequence:
- the flna gene encoding filamin-A isoform X4, translating to MSQHPRLHQSSAASATSNASLAPDKDADMPATEKDLAEDAPWKKIQQNTFTRWCNEHLKCVNKRIANLQTDLSDGLRLIGLLEVLSQKKMFRKYNQRPTFRQMQLENVSVALEFLDRENIKLVSIDSKAIVDGNLKLILGLIWTLILHYSISMPMWDEEEDTDDAKQQKTPKQRLLGWIQNKLPELPITNFSRDWQSGKALGALVDSCAPGLCPDWDSWDQTKPVDNAREAMQQADEWLGVPQVITPEEIVDPNVDEHSVMTYLSQFPKAKLKPGAPLRPKLNPKKARAYGPGIEPTGNVVMKKAVFTVETISAGQGEVLVYVEDPAGHREEAKVTPNNDKNRTFSVVYVPKVTGPHKVTVLFAGLHISKSPFEVEVGMAQGDSSKVTAQGPGLEAVGNIANKTTYFDVYTAGAGMGEVEVVIIDPSGKKDTVECHIEDKGNSSYRCTYKPTQEGQHTIYITFAGGQISKSPYTVSVGEACNPSLCRAKGRGLQPKGLRIKETAEFKVYTKGAGTGELKVTIKGPKGLEEPCKKKDLGDGVYSFEYYPTTLGNYIITITWGGQHIPRSPFEVKVSSEAGPQQVRAWGPGLEGGIVGKSADFVVEAVGDDVGTLGFSVEGPSPAKIECDDKGDGSCDVRYWPTEPGEYAVHVLCKNEDIQHSPFMAEIKPAPDRDFYPDKVKAYGPGLQSTGLAVGKPAEFTVDAKLGGKAPLKIQAQDRDGNPVDVQVKDNGNGTYSCSYTPRKPVKHTVMVSWGGVNIPESPFRMTIGAGCHPNKVKVSGPGVAKTGLKAFEPTYFTVDCAEAGQGDISIGIKCAPGVVGPAESDIDFDIIRNDNDTFTVKYTPPGAGSYTIMVLFADQPIPMSPVRIKVDPSHDASKVKAEGPGLNRTGVELNKPTHFTVNTKGAGKAKLDAQFTGPNKGEAVRDFDIINNHDNTYTVKYTPVQQGNLGVNVTYGGDAIPKTPFAVPVAPSLDLSKINVAGLGDKMTVGKDQEITVKSKGAGGQGKVAAKVTGPGGKSVPCKVEPGLSPETSQVRFIPRDKGPYEVELTYDGAPIPGSPFPVEAVAPTDPSKVRCSGPGLERAKVGETGQFVVDCTNAGPAELTIEIISDNGTEAEVHIQDNGDGTYTITYIPLYPGAYTLTIRYGGQDVPNFPSRLNVEPAVETGGVKVFGPGVEGKGVFREATTDFTVDARALTKTGGNHIKTCINNPSGNCTEALIRDLGDGTYKVEYTPYEEGPHSVEVSYDSAPVPNSPFRVPVTEGCDPARVRVHGPGLQSGITNKPNKFTVETRGAGTGGLGLAMEGPSEAKMSCTDNKDGSCSVEYIPYEPGTYNLNITYGGKPVTGSPFSVPVHDTVDPTKVKCQGQGLGTNVRANIPQVFTVDASKAGVAPLQVRVQGPKGVVEPVEVVDNGDQTHTVSYVPTKEGPYSINVLYADEEIPRSPYKLKVLPTHDASKVRASGPGLNTTGVPASLPVEFTIDAKDAGEGLLAVQITDPEGKPKKANIRDNQDGTYLVSYVPDMTGRYTILIKYGGDEIPYSPYRIRAVPTGDASKCTVTGAGVGPTIQIGEQTVITVDAKAAGKGKVTCTVCTPDGAEVDVDVVENEDGTFDIFYTAPQPGKYVICVRFGGEHIPNSPFQVMATDRAMGMNGLDVAGLRPFDLVIPFTIQKGEITGEVRMPSGKVAKPDIADNKDGTVTVKYAPTEAGLHEMDIKYDGIHIPGSPLQFYVDYVNSGHVTAYGPGLIHGMVNKPAVFTVNTKDAGEGGLSLAIEGPSKADISCTDNQDGTCTVSYLPVLPGDYNILVKYNDKHIPGSPYVAKITGDDSMRMSHLKVGSAADIPLDIGELDLSQLTASLTTPSGREEPCLLKMLRNGHVGVSFVPKEIGEHLVNIKKNGRHIPSSPISVMIKQSEIADASRVCVSGQGLSDARTFEPAEFIIDTRDAGYGGLSLSIEGPSKVDINTEDQEDGTCKVTYCPTEPGNYIINIKFADQHVPGSAFTVKVTGEGRMKESITRKRTAASVANVGSQCDLSLKIPEISIADMTAQVTSPSGKVHKAEIMEGENNTYCIRFVPTEMGVHTVSVKYQGQHVPGSPFQFTVGPLGEGGAHKVRAGGPGLERAEAGVPAEFSIWTREAGAGGLSIAVEGPSKAEIAFEDRKDGSSGVSYIVQEPGDYEVSIKFNDEHIPDSPFVVPVASPSDDARRLTVASLQESGLKVNQPASFAVSLNGAKGVIDAKVHSPSGALEECCVTEIDEDKYAVRFIPRENGLYLIDVKFNGSHIPGSPFKIRVGETGQAGDPGMVSAYGAGLEGGTTGSPCEFIVNTSSAGPGALAVTIDGPSKVKMDCQECPEGYKVTYTPMAPGNYLISIKYGGPYHIVGSPFKAKITGSRLVTSHSMHETSSVLVDPVTRSLSSTQQAAPGWGSSDASRVVAKGLGLTKGFINQKNSFSVDCSKAGRNMLLVGVDGPKVPCEEILVKHLGNRLYNVSYQLKEKGEYILVVKWGDEHIPGSPYHITV from the exons aCAGTAAAGCCATTGTGGACGGGAACTTGAAGCTTATCCTAGGGTTGATATGGACCCTCATTCTGCACTACTCTATCTCCATGCCCATGTGGGACGAGGAAGAGGACACAGACGATGCCAAGCAGCAGAAAACACCAAAGCAGAGGCTCCTGGGCTGGATCCAGAACAAGCTGCCTGAGCTTCCAATAACCAATTTCAGCCGCGACTGGCAGTCAGGCAAAGCACTGGGAGCATTGGTGGACAGTTGTGCCCCAG GGCTGTGTCCGGACTGGGACTCCTGGGATCAGACAAAGCCTGTGGACAATGCACGTGAGGCAATGCAGCAGGCTGACGAGTGGCTCGGTGTTCCTCAG GTCATCACTCCAGAAGAAATTGTTGATCCCAATGTGGATGAACACTCGGTTATGACATACCTGTCACAGTTCCCTAAGGCAAAGCTGAAGCCTGGCGCCCCACTACGCCCCAAACTCAACCCCAAAAAGGCTCGTGCCTATGGACCAG GCATTGAGCCTACTGGTAACGTAGTGATGAAAAAGGCTGTGTTCACTGTGGAGACAATCAGCGCAGGCCAAGGAGAGGTGCTGGTTTATGTAGAAGACCCAGCAGGCCATCGTGAGGAGGCTAAAGTCACTCCCAACAATGACAAGAATCGCACTTTCTCAGTAGTCTATGTTCCTAAAGTAACTGGGCCACATAAG GTAACAGTGCTGTTTGCAGGCCTGCATATTTCAAAGAGCCCATTTGAGGTGGAGGTGGGGATGGCTCAGGGTGACTCCAGCAAGGTTACTGCCCAGGGGCCAGGTCTTGAGGCTGTGGGCAACATTGCCAACAAAACCACCTACTTTGATGTATACACTGCTG GTGCTGGAATGGGAGAAGTTGAGGTGGTCATTATTGACCCCAGTGGCAAGAAGGACACAGTGGAGTGCCACATTGAGGATAAAGGCAATAGCAGCTACCGTTGCACCTACAAACCCACCCAGGAGGGCCAGCACACGATTTACATAACATTTGCTGGGGGCCAGATCTCGAAGAGCCCCTACACGGTCAGCGTTGGAGAAG CATGTAACCCCAGTTTGTGCAGAGCCAAAGGCCGTGGTTTACAGCCCAAAGGCCTGAGGATCAAGGAGACTGCAGAGTTTAAGGTCTATACCAAAGGAGCTGGCACTGGAGAGTTGAAGGTCACCATCAAAGGGCCAA AGGGTCTGGAGGAGCCCTGTAAGAAGAAGGACTTGGGAGATGGAGTCTATAGCTTTGAGTATTACCCCACCACACTTGGAAACTACATCATTACCATTACCTGGGGTGGTCAGCATATTCCTCGCAG TCCATTCGAGGTGAAAGTAAGCAGTGAGGCTGGGCCACAGCAGGTGCGGGCATGGGGCCCAGGCTTGGAAGGTGGCATTGTTGGCAAATCTGCTGACTTTGTGGTGGAGGCAGTTGGAGATGATGTTGGCACTTTAG GTTTCTCTGTGGAGGGCCCATCTCCAGCCAAGATTGAGTGTGATGATAAGGGTGATGGCTCCTGTGATGTGCGCTATTGGCCCACTGAGCCAGGCGAGTACGCAGTGCATGTGCTTTGTAAAAATGAGGACATCCAACACAGCCCCTTCATGGCTGAGATCAAACCAGCACCAGACAGAGACTTCTACCCTGACAAG GTGAAGGCCTATGGCCCAGGACTTCAGAGCACTGGTCTAGCGGTTGGCAAGCCAGCAGAATTCACAGTGGATGCCAAACTGGGGGGCAAAGCACCTCTAAAGATTCAGGCCCAG GACCGAGATGGAAATCCTGTTGATGTGCAAGTAAAGGATAATGGTAATGGGACTTACAGCTGCAGTTACACCCCTCGCAAGCCCGTTAAACACACAGTCATGGTGTCCTGGGGTGGAGTCAATATCCCGGAAAGCCCATTCAGG ATGACTATTGGAGCTGGATGCCATCCTAATAAGGTGAAAGTATCTGGACCTGGTGTTGCCAAGACTGGTCTGAAGGCTTTTGAACCAACATACTTCACTGTGGACTGTGCAGAGGCTGGCCAGG GTGACATCAGCATTGGGATTAAGTGTGCTCCTGGTGTTGTGGGACCAGCTGAGTCTGACATTGACTTTGACATAATCAGAAATGATAATGACACCTTCACAGTTAAATACACTCCTCCAGGAGCTGGCAGCTACACTATCATGGTGCTGTTTGCTGATCAG CCTATTCCAATGTCGCCAGTCAGAATTAAAGTGGATCCCTCTCATGATGCCAGCAAAGTCAAAGCAGAGGGACCTGGTCTTAACCGCACAG GTGTAGAACTGAACAAACCCACTCATTTCACTGTGAATACAAAGGGTGCAGGCAAAGCCAAGCTGGATGCTCAGTTTACTGGGCCCAACAAGGGTGAGGCAGTGCGGGACTTTGATATTATCAACAACCACGACAACACTTATACTGTCAAATACACTCCAGTGCAACAG gGTAATTTGGGTGTGAATGTGACCTATGGTGGTGATGCCATTCCCAAAACTCCCTTTGCTGTGCCTGTGGCTCCTTCCCTTGATCTGAGCAAGATTAATGTTGCAGGCCTTGGCGACA agatGACTGTTGGAAAAGACCAGGAGATTACAGTCAAATCAAAGGGTGCAGGTGGTCAAGGTAAAGTTGCTGCAAAGGTGACTGGACCTGGTGGTAAATCGGTGCCCTGTAAGGTGGAACCAGGGTTGAGCCCAGAAACCAGCCAAGTTCGCTTCATCCCCAGAGACAAGGGACCTTATGAGGTGGAGCTCACTTACGATGGTGCTCCCATCCCAGGAAGCCCCTTCCCTGTGGAGGCTGTAGCTCCCACTGACCCATCTAAG GTCCGGTGCTCTGGTCCAGGTTTGGAGCGAGCTAAGGTTGGTGAGACTGGCCAGTTTGTGGTAGACTGCACCAATGCTGGCCCTGCCGAATTAACCATTGAGATCATCTCTGATAATGGAACTGAAGCAGAGGTGCACATTCAGGATAATGGAGATGGAACTTATACCATTACCTACATTCCCCTGTACCCTGGCGCGTACACTCTTACCATCCGCTATGGTGGCCAGGATGTGCCAAACTTCCCATCAAGATTAAATGTGGAGCCAGCTGTTGAAACCGGTGGTGTGAAAGTCTTTGGACCTGGAGTTGAAGGCAAAG GGGTTTTCAGAGAGGCTACTACAGATTTCACCGTTGATGCTCGTGCCCTAACAAAAACTGGTGGCAATCACATCAAGACCTGCATCAACAACCCATCTGGTAACTGCACTGAGGCTCTTATTAGAGACCTGGGAGATGGTACCTACAAAGTAGAATACACTCCCTATGAAGAAG GTCCACATAGTGTAGAGGTTTCTTATGATTCTGCTCCAGTGCCCAATAGTCCATTCCGTGTGCCTGTAACAGAGGGTTGTGATCCTGcacgtgtgcgtgtgcatggCCCAGGACTGCAGTCTGGAATCACCAACAAACCCAACAAATTCACTGTGGAGACCCG TGGGGCTGGTACAGGAGGCCTGGGCCTGGCTATGGAGGGACCATCGGAAGCAAAGATGTCCTGCACTGATAATAAAGATGGCAGCTGCTCTGTAGAGTACATCCCATATGAGCCAGGGACTTACAACCTTAATATTACCTATGGTGGAAAACCTGTCACTG GAAGCCCATTCTCTGTGCCTGTTCATGATACTGTTGATCCCACTAAAGTCAAATGCCAAGGCCAGGGTCTTGGGACCAATGTACGAGCTAATATCCCTCAGGTCTTCACTGTAGATGCCAGCAAGGCAGGAGTAGCTCCGCTGCAAGTCCGAGTGCAGGGTCCCAAAG GTGTTGTGGAACCAGTTGAGGTGGTCGATAATGGAGATCAGACTCACACTGTAAGCTATGTGCCCACCAAAGAAGGGCCATATTCCATCAATGTGCTGTATGCTGATGAGGAGATACCACGCAG CCCTTATAAGTTGAAGGTTCTGCCCACACATGATGCCAGTAAGGTGCGTGCCAGTGGACCTGGTCTTAACACTACTGGGGTGCCTGCCAGCCTGCCAGTGGAGTTTACCATTGATGCGAAGGATGCAGGAGAGGGACTTTTAGCTGTCCAGATTACT GATCCAGAAGGGAAGCCAAAGAAGGCCAACATTCGTGATAACCAGGATGGGACTTACCTAGTCTCCTATGTGCCTGATATGACTGGTCGCTACACCATCCTtattaaatatggtggtgatgAAATCCCATATTCCCCATACCGCATTCGAGCTGTCCCTACAGGAGATGCCAGCAAGTGCACAGTCACAG GTGCTGGAGTCGGTCCCACTATACAGATTGGGGAACAGACTGTCATCACTGTGGATGCTAAAGCTGCTGGGAAGGGGAAGGTGACCTGCACAGTGTGCACTCCAGATGGTGCAGAGGTGGATGTAGACGTGGTTGAGAATGAGGATGGAACATTTGATATCTTTTATACAGCGCCTCAACCTGGGAAGTACGTGATCTGTGTGCGCTTTGGAGGCGAACACATTCCCAACAGTCCCTTCCAGGTCATG GCAACAGACAGAGCTATGGGAATGAACGGACTGGACGTGGCTGGACTGAGACCTTTTGACTTGGTCATTCCATTTACCATCCAGAAGGGAGAGATCactg GTGAAGTAAGGATGCCATCTGGGAAAGTGGCCAAGCCAGACATCGCAGATAACAAAGACGGCACGGTCACAGTGAAGTACGCTCCCACTGAGGCTGGACTGCATGAGATGGACATCAAATATGATGGAATACACATTCCAG GAAGTCCGCTGCAGTTCTATGTGGATTATGTCAacagtggtcatgtgactgctTATGGTCCAGGCCTTATTCATGGCATGGTCAATAAGCCTGCAGTTTTCACTGTTAACACCAAGGATGCTGGAGAAG GTGGCCTCTCTCTGGCCATCGAGGGACCCTCAAAGGCAGATATCAGCTGCACTGACAACCAGGATGGTACTTGCACTGTGTCTTATCTCCCTGTTCTACCTGGAGACTACAATATCCTCGTCAAGTATAATGACAAGCACATCCCTGGTAGTCCCTATGTGGCAAAGATCACAG GGGATGACTCTATGCGCATGTCCCATCTAAAGGTGGGCTCTGCTGCTGATATCCCATTGGACATtggagaactggacctgagccAGCTAACTGCCTCCCTCACCACTCCCTCTGGTCGTGAGGAGCCATGTCTGCTCAAGATGCTTCGTAATGGACATGTTG GTGTCTCCTTTGTGCCTAAAGAGATAGGAGAGCACCTTGTGAACATTAAGAAAAATGGCCGCCACATTCCCAGCAGTCCCATTTCCGTCATGATCAAGCAGTCGGAGATTGCTGATGCCAGTCGTGTATGTGTATCTGGCCAGGGTCTTAGTGACGCTCGCACATTTGAGCCAGCTGAATTCATCATTGATACCAGAGATGCAG GGTATGGAGGCCTTAGCCTATCCATTGAAGGGCCAAGTAAGGTGGACATCAACACTGAGGATCAAGAGGATGGAACCTGCAAGGTCACATACTGCCCCACTGAGCCAGGAAATTATATCATTAATATCAAGTTTGCTGACCAGCATGTTCCAg GCAGTGCTTTCACAGTGAAGGTGACTGGAGAAGGCAGGATGAAGGAGAGCATCACTCGCAAGAGAACCGCTGCCTCTGTCGCCAATGTCGGCAGCCAGTGCGACCTAAGCCTGAAGATTCCTG AGATCAGCATTGCCGACATGACAGCCCAGGTGACTAGTCCATCTGGGAAAGTGCACAAGGCGGAGATCATGGAAGGAGAGAACAATACTTACTGCATTCGTTTTGTTCCAACTGAAATGGGTGTTCACACGGTTAGCGTGAAGTACCAGGGGCAGCATGTACCAGGATCACCATTCCAGTTCACTGTAGGTCCTCTGGGAGAAGGAGGGGCTCACAAGGTCCGTGCAGGAGGCCCTGGACTGGAGAGAGCAGAGGCTGGAGTTCCAG CTGAGTTCAGCATATGGACTCGTGAGGCTGGAGCTGGAGGCTTATCCATCGCTGTGGAGGGACCCAGCAAAGCAGAGATTGCTTTCGAAGACCGCAAGGATGGCTCCAGTGGCGTCTCCTACATTGTCCAGGAGCCTG GTGATTATGAAGTGTCTATCAAGTTTAACGATGAGCACATCCCTGACAGTCCCTTTGTGGTGCCTGTTGCCTCACCTTCCGATGATGCTCGTCGCCTTACTGTTGCCAGTCTTCAG GAGTCCGGTTTAAAGGTGAACCAACCTGCTTCTTTTGCTGTGAGTCTGAACGGAGCAAAGGGTGTTATAGACGCTAAAGTTCACAGCCCATCAGGGGCATTGGAAGAGTGCTGCGTCACTGAGATCGACGAAG ATAAGTATGCAGTGAGGTTCATTCCCAGGGAGAATGGTTTGTACCTGATCGATGTGAAATTCAATGGCTCTCACATCCCTGGAAGCCCCTTCAAGATCCGTGTGGGAGAGACAGGCCAGGCTGGAGACCCAGGCATGGTGTCTGCTTATGGGGCTGGTCTAGAGGGAGGCACCACTG GATCACCATGTGAATTCATTGTGAACACAAGCTCAGCTGGTCCTGGAGCACTGGCTGTGACTATTGATGGACCTTCAAAGGTGAAGATGGACTGTCAGGAATGCCCAGAAGGATACAAGGTCACCTACACACCAATGGCTCCTGGAAACTACCTAATTTCTATTAAATATGGTGGACCCTACCACATTGTTGGCAGCCCTTTCAAAGCAAAAATTACTG GTTCCCGTCTGGTCACTAGCCACAGCATGCATGAGACCTCTTCAGTATTGGTTGATCCTGTGACCCGCAGCTTGTCCTCCACCCAACAAGCAGCACCAGGCTGGGGCAGCTCCGATGCCAGCCGTGTGGTGGCTAAGGGCCTGGGGCTCACAAAGGGCTTCATCAACCAGAAAAATAGCTTCAGTGTGGACTGTAGCAAAGCAG GACGAAACATGCTTCTGGTTGGAGTGGATGGTCCTAAAGTACCCTGTGAAGAGATTCTGGTTAAGCACCTTGGCAACCGGCTCTATAACGTGTCCTACCAGCTGAAAGAGAAGGGCGAGTACATCCTGGTGGTGAAATGGGGTGATGAGCATATTCCTGGGAGCCCATACCACATCACTGTCTAA